From Amphiprion ocellaris isolate individual 3 ecotype Okinawa chromosome 10, ASM2253959v1, whole genome shotgun sequence, one genomic window encodes:
- the LOC111568789 gene encoding phakinin, giving the protein MPLPRRRSSFLGQPSSERPASSCGRIGASGTAAPRGVFVGSAPPACGASNLGTRVSRRALGISSVFLQGMRSSATPVLPRAGERASPHGAAAAGLNSCLMEYRDKVRALEQLNQQLEEQIRLCLDRKASSAGAWGPLRQEWEDVYRQVSEAILDNARLMLQTENVQANAEDFKDRYENEQPFRRAVEEEISSLYKVIDEATLTKAELEEQMENMRAELRSLEQNHEQDVRVLYSQMAGREVDEPDAPIETSLDQILAYIRSHWEKVTERNRAETDSYLECKEAHCVSSRLSPEEEQVEALKAECNDTGCKIQSLQAETESIRALKRGLENSLSDARHWHDMELQNLGSVVSKLEAELGDVRGEIEQQRRDYDTLLGNKQRLEQEIGMYHGILDGEENRFQPAEMPCSGLHSEPEGAAPGPPGPPGPSGQ; this is encoded by the exons ATGCCTCTGCCCCGACGCCGCTCATCCTTCCTGGGACAGCCGTCCTCCGAGCGTCCCGCCTCCTCCTGCGGGAGGATCGGAGCCTCCGGCACGGCCGCCCCCCGGGGCGTCTTCGTGGGCTCCGCCCCTCCGGCCTGCGGGGCCTCCAACCTGGGGACCCGGGTGTCCCGCAGGGCCCTGGGCATCAGCAGCGTGTTCCTGCAGGGGATGCGGAGCAGCGCCACGCCTGTTCTGCCCCGCGCCGGGGAGCGGGCGTCACCTCACGGAGCGGCAGCGGCCGGACTGAACAGCTGCCTGATGGAGTACCGGGACAAAGTAAGAGCCCTGGAGCAGCTGaaccagcagctggaggagcagaTCCGCCTCTGCCTGGACCGGAAGGCCTCCAGCGCCGGAGCCTGGGGACCCCTCCGCCAGGAGTGGGAGGACGTctacagacag GTCAGTGAAGCCATCCTGGACAACGCTCGGCTGATGCTGCAGACGGAGAACGTTCAGGCCAACGCCGAGGACTTCAAGGACAG GTACGAGAACGAGCAGCCTTTCAGGAGggcggtggaggaggagatCAGCTCGCTGTACAAAGTGATCGATGAGGCAACCCTGACGAAGGCGGAGCTGGAGGAGCAGATGGAGAACATGCGGGCGGAGCTGCGTAGCTTGGAGCAGAACCATGAGCAG GATGTGCGAGTCCTCTACAGCCAGATGGCGGGTCGAGAGGTGGATGAACCCGATGCTCCCATAGAAACCAGTCTGGACCAGATCCTGGCCTATATCAGGAGCCACTGGGAGAAGGTGACGGAGAGGAACCGGGCCGAGACAGACAGCTACCTGGAGTGTAAG GAGGCGCACTGTGTGAGCAGCAGGCTGAGTCCTGAGGAGGAGCAGGTGGAGGCACTGAAGGCCGAATGCAATGACACCGGCTGCAAGATCCAGAGCCTGCAGGCCGAGACCGAGTCCATTCGAGCACTG AAACGTGGTCTGGAGAACTCGCTGAGCGACGCCCGCCACTGGCACGACATGGAGCTGCAGAACCTGGGCTCAGTGGTCTCCAAGCTGGAGGCGGAGCTCGGAGACGTCCGTGGGGAGATCGAACAGCAGCGCCGTGACTACGACACGTTGCTAGGCAACAAGCAGCGCCTGGAGCAGGAGATCGGCATGTACCACGGTATCCTGGATGGAGAGGAGAACCGGTTCCAGCCCGCCGAGATGCC gtgttcagGTCTGCACTCAGAGCCTGAGGGAGCTGCTCCAGGACCTCCTGGACCTCCAGGACCTTCAGGACAGTGA
- the ccr9a gene encoding C-C chemokine receptor type 9 — MDDIMTTTDDIITALTTEDPLSFSPSPSEDADYDIPDLMCDRSSVREFRSHYEPPLFWMIAIVGGVGNLLVVWIYLHVRRRLKTMTDMYLLNLAVADLLFLVTLPLWAAEASHGWIFGTVLCKLNSALYKVNLFSSMLLLTCISVDRYIVIVQSTAAHNSKVERLRCSRLVCAAVWLLALLLTMPELVFAAPAKVDSQEYCRMVFPTNVGNRTKILVLSLQVSVGFCLPFIVMAFCYSVIIATLLKTRNFQKHKAMRVVLAVVVVFVVSQLPYNGMLVMEAMQATNMTVTNCEEVKALDKAGQVLKSLAYVHACLNPFLYVFVGVRFRKDVLQLLQLLLRCCRPLAIKSHPSKSSRSPLSSTRASVMSDSDTSQGLSL, encoded by the exons ATGGATGACATCATGACCACCACAGATGACATCATAACTGCACTGACAACAGAG GATCCTTTGTCCTTCAGCCCTTCACCCTCCGAGGATGCTGACTATGACATTCCGGACCTGATGTGCGACCGGTCCTCGGTGCGGGAGTTCAGGAGTCACTATGAGCCGCCGCTCTTCTGGATGATCGCCATCGTGGGCGGAGTTGGGAACTTGCTGGTGGTTTGGATCTACCTGCACGTCCGGCGGCGGCTGAAGACGATGACAGACATGTACCTCCTGAACCTGGCGGTGGCCGACCTTCTGTTCCTGGTCACACTGCCGCTGTGGGCAGCCGAGGCGTCACACGGTTGGATCTTCGGCACCGTCCTCTGCAAGCTGAACTCCGCCCTCTACAAAGTGAACCTGTTCAGCAGCATGCTACTGCTCACCTGCATCAGCGTTGACCGCTACATCGTCATCGTGCAGAGCACTGCGGCGCACAACTCCAAGGTGGAACGCCTCCGCTGCAGCCGGCTGGTGTGTGCGGCGGTGTGGCTGCTGGCGCTGCTGCTGACCATGCCTGAGCTGGTGTTCGCCGCCCCGGCCAAGGTGGACTCCCAGGAATACTGCCGGATGGTGTTCCCGACTAACGTGGGGAACCGCACCAAGATCCTGGTGCTGTCGCTGCAGGTGAGTGTGGGCTTCTGCCTGCCCTTCATTGTCATGGCCTTCTGCTACAGCGTCATCATCGCCACGCTACTCAAGACCCGCAACTTCCAGAAGCACAAGGCCATGCGGGTGGTCCTGGCCGTGGTGGTGGTGTTTGTCGTGTCGCAGCTGCCCTACAACGGCATGCTGGTGATGGAGGCCATGCAGGCCACCAACATGACCGTGACGAACTGCGAGGAGGTGAAGGCCTTGGACAAGGCCGGCCAGGTGCTGAAGAGTCTGGCCTATGTGCACGCCTGCCTCAACCCTTTCCTCTACGTCTTCGTGGGCGTGCGCTTCCGCAAAGAcgtgctgcagctgctgcagctgctgctgcgcTGCTGCCGGCCGCTGGCCATCAAGAGTCACCCGAGCAAGAGCAGCCGTAGTCCGCTTAGCTCCACCAGAGCCTCGGTGATGTCCGACAGCGACACCTCGCAGGGCCTGTCGCTGTAG